In the Augochlora pura isolate Apur16 chromosome 7, APUR_v2.2.1, whole genome shotgun sequence genome, TAAATTATCATCTTTTAATCCAAGCTCGCAATAAAGATTTTGCACAGCGTTCGATATGTCTcctgtaataaaatttgtttgaaaactCTGTTGAAGCATTACAATAATACAGCAGCATTAAAGAACTATTAGTAATACCAGCAATGGCAAAAGAACttgataaaataagaaatattgaaacgttCATTATTGGTGACAATATAAaccattaaataaatgaacatgCAAAACTCGAAGTGCGAGTGTACTTATCGATATTGactgatagtaataataaatcaattccgttattgtaatttataacgtTTCAACGGTGTTCCTGTCACATCCTAAACCACCACTTTTCGAATTCGAATCCTAAATCCGCCATCATCTACAAGATAAATTAAGACCAATGAAATCAATGAATTCTACGCATGcgtaatatattgtacaatgtgTACATGCATGTACATATTGGCGCGAGAAGCGCGAACCTCGTGAGAGAAACTTTTTGTCTCGCCGATAGTATTAAAACAGttgtaatacatttttgtaagTGTTTTATACAGCAaatgaatacattttaatttatttatcgttattatattcGGAAAATTGCTCATGCTATTTTGTGGTTTTCAGTATTGTTCGAGTTTTAccagtataaataaaactaaccTTCAACTGCGGCATTAcagtgaaaaatttaaaaagttactgtcattaataattcgttataaatagaaatgaaacagCTAGTTActaaattaagaataattgtGTAAGAGACTGATTTAGTTTCTTCGTTTCGTGGTTATTGTATTATCaacaaaagaaaacagaagatatatttattttgtacttaTTGTAAGTTTGTTTTGAGATcaattacaatatacattagaaattaaatagaactcAGGTATGTGTATACGTGTTATATTGaatatgaattattcaatttatgcAAGGCGAAagtacaaatttttcaaatgtatttctctttctgtttagTGTAAATATGACTCTCACAGAAATGGAACCACTTAAAATACATTTAGATGCATTGGAAATGGCAGGGAAAGTTGTGGATGCGCACATTACAGCGGATAGCaattttccttctttaatTAATCTCATGAGATACAATGTACAAGGTAATTTATGTTACTAATAGCTTCATCAAATATCtgtttctaaatataatatatacgtatatatattttttttaccttGTAGGTGGACCAACTGTTAGTGGACTTGATGACAATGATTATCCCAGTTTACATGGAATGTCAATGTGTTTTTCTAACGtgaatcaaatgaaattgcatagCAAAATTTCATTGCCGTCAGAAGTAATGGAACACTTCGACCGTAtcctttaaaatattgaaatatttttcatttcctttcgcgtaatattatattcctcaattttttatttagatgtTCAATGTCATTGCATGATGGGCCTGTTTACAGAAATTTCAAAAGCTTGGCTTACGATCGATAGTGACATATATGTGTGGTCATATGAAAATGAGTAAGTCTTGTTTTTACATATACACATTTGTGCACATCCTATGAACTATGAAGTAGCAAATTGTTGCCATAACATTCTTTTAGGACTGATGTTGCATACTTTGATGgattaaacgaaacaataGTGAGTGTGGGTTTGGTAAAACCAAAACAGGGCGTATTTCGGCCTcacgtgaaatatttattggtcCTTACAACTATGGTGGAGATAACTATTCTGGGAGTAATATTAACAGAACATTCCGAAGGTATTATAGTTTCCTCATCATTTTAAAACTTATTCTGTTTTGTTACCCATTGTTTCTGACACGTCTGCAGGAACATCACCTGAAATGCAGTTGGTACCCGAACCAATCTTTACAGTAACAACAGATGGTATAGGTATTACAGTAATAGCAaacagcagcagcggcagaaTTTTCCTTGGCGGTAGAAATGGTTctttgtatgaaatatattatcaggtataaatatttaaatgaatgtaaatattgcaatgaatAAGTCTAGagggaaattaaatagaaattgttctaACTATTTATTGTACAGGCACAAATAAGTTGGTTTGGAAAACGTTGTAAGAAAATTAACCATTCAGAGGGACCGCTGTCATTCTTAGTGCCGTCATTCATCACTGTAGCTTTGTCGGAAGATGAaacaataatacaaatttctgtGGACGATTCACGTAATATTCTATACACTCTTGGCGACAAAGGAACAATTACTGTTTGGGATATTGATAATGATGGCGCATCCAAAGTCGCGTCTTTGTCACAAGCTTCTTTAGTACAAAACGCTGTTCACGTTGTTAAGTATGTACACAATGATAAGCACGTCGTTGAATAACATACAACTTAGAAGTAAactatacagttttatttgtatattttagaaCTCTTGATAGCAATAACTTTCGGCCGTTGGTGAGCATATCTGCTATAACAGAATCCGAATCAGTGCATTTAAATCTAGTCGTGGTTGCAGCTACGGGaacacgattttattttagttgtaCTTCCGTGACTAATCCAACTAGTAGACCCCAAGGCCTGCAATTAATACACGTTAGATTACCACCAGGATATGCTGCTAATGCTACTGTAATGAGACCCAGGAAAGTTCAAATGGCACATTACAGAAAAGGTATTGTAATAAAACTGTTTGCATTATAATATGGAACTGTTCACACGAACGTTTAAAtgaacgtaataaataaaatacaatattcctGTTGCAGGAACATTGATTCTCGTTTGCGATGGGGATACAGAAACAGCTTTGTGCTTAAGTAATGATGCTTATccatttacaaataatttagcCGAAACTCAAAGTCCTCTGTCTCTTGATAGTCCAGTGTGGGCGATGTCAGAAATCCTTGTTGAACCAGCTATTCGGATTGAGAAGCAAAGTTGCTCCCAAGGAGAGCCACCCCTTCTCGTGAGGCAACACATGGAGGCTccgagaaaatttatatttttaacatctcAGGTATAAGGAAGAtagatgtttttttttaattaatccgacagttcaatttatttactatttatattttccaatatGTACAGGgtgcaattattttcgtgCAAGTACGCCCTGTAGatattttgaaacaacttCTTTTGGAACAACGTGGACCGGATACAGAAGCGGTTCGAGCATACTTTCAATCGCAATCGTTAGATCAGGCGTGCGCCACCTGCCTCATTTTAGCTACGCTTGAAAGTTCTCAGAATGCTGAGGTAAtcagattaaaaaattagaatgtataaattaaatttaatatcattttacattaaataaatactctacgttattttataatatatagttagCGGAATGGGCAACGAGAGCGTTCTTCTTGTATGGTAGTCATAGGGTGGTACCTGGAGTTGGGCCTGGGGTTGGACCTGGAGTTGGACCTGGAGTTGGACCTGGAATAGATGTACATAATAGTTTTGCTAATATCAACACAGGTACGTTTACACGTATAAatcttacattttttttcttcattattataaaatgtataaacttCATAGTGGATATACGCACATCGACACCTAGAGTTCCCAATTATGATATGAGATATCAAGGTTTTCGGCCACATGTGCCTGTAGGACTTAATACGGACATTCCATTGCAACATTTCTCAGCAAAGCACAATGGTTTATATTTGTACGTGGGAAGAATACTTCGTCCTATATGGAGCATGCGTTGCATTAAGCaagaaactataaataacAAGGTTGAGGTAAAGTGACAATACTTGgaacaacaaatataattgctaAAAGAATGATTAGCTTGTGCCCTTATAGCGTTACTTATCTAATCATTCCAGATCTCTAGCACTATTCCAGCAAGACAAGTCAGTTGGATTTTAGGACTTTTACAAGCATTACGATCATTCCTCAATAAAAACACTCACATTACTAAACAGTATGTATCGTACACGGTAATCagaattctgtaaataatttttaagttaacGTCCCTGGATTAGAACATATTTCTTCCAGACCCAATACTAGCAGAAATATAACCGACGGATTTGAAACGACTGTGACTAGTCATTTCCAAGAACCGATAGTTGAGGAAAGAAATTCTTTGGcagcattaaaaattttcatcacTCATGCTTGCGAAGTCCTAGAACTTTGGAAGATCTTATGCGAAAaccatttaaataacattgttaattgtttatcgAAGGTAAATTGTCAACttaattcgttattatatACTTTCGAATGTatgataaaaagtatttaggttttaaaattttatttgtaggaccaaattattcaattttcacaaGCTACCTTCAGGGATCTGATTCTTATTGGTCATGAGATTTCTTcgctattaataattcaccTTATCGACAGGTAAGTAGATTAAATATagcgtaaaaatatttttcttgctatattttatttacgtctAACAGTTATCTCGGAGACAATGCGTCCGTTGATATCGTTAGTCATAGATTGCGGGAAGTTTGTCCAAATTTATACCGAAGTGAGGATGCAGTTTGTTCTAAGGTATAAAAGAACGAAGTTCTTAGGTTACCATTGATGGGAATGTAAtcgtaattttatatgaacTCTATAAATTACAGGCTAacgaaatcattttgaaagcaaaaaattgtacaaattccGAGGAGAAAGAGTGTCATTTGCAATCTGCTTTGAAGGTAAGCgataattatatctatattatatgtattgtgTATATTActatctttttctatttatttttgtgtcCGGCAGCTGTGCAAGGAAGTGGCGCCTAGATTAAATTTAAGCGCCGTCTGTCAACAATTCATCGCGTGTCAATTTTATACGGGTGTGCTCGAGCTATGTCTCTGCTGCGCAGACAGAGTAGACCCTAACAATGCCGCGTTACACTATTACAAAAACAACGAGCCAAATGAAGATCAAGAAGGTCGATTTGCCTACATGAAaaggtattttataattattttacaactccctaatttttatataagaacCGTGTTATTGTAGGCGTAACAATACGCACATAATCAATCTGATTTTTACAGAAtggaaatttataaagaatttattacgtTATTGGATCATCTCCATAATCAAAGCATGTCAAATCCATTAACGCCCACAATACCAAAGAAACCAGGACCCCTTTCTCCAAATGCTTCAGTAGTGTCCGTTGCTCCAGCGAAAAAGATAGTAAGACGCGGTTCATTAACATCCGAGGGGAATGATTGCCGAGTTTTcctttcattaatattttcatgtttttcAGTTGCATGACATCATAAACGACGCGTTGCATTCTCCTTGTGAAACCCTCCACGTTTCAGTGTACGCTTGGATGATACAACAGAGGCTCCATGGGGAATTGGTAGCACTCGCAGCTCCATCGTTGGAAGCTTATCTTACGCGTGTCAATGCGCCCGACTTGCTTTGGCAATTTtacgaaagaaacaaaaatcatgcCGCCGCTGCCAAGATCTTGGACTCTCTCGCATCTAAGGAGTATGTACTCCGTAGCTCTTGTATAAAACAGTGGAAACCTAACGTTGTTGTTAACGTATAGTATGCGATTCTTTTTGCAGATCCAACATACCATTAGCACAAAGGGTTGAGTACTTGGCTCGTGCAGTTGTTTGTATGAGAAGCGATCAGGCTGGATATGCTCCATATCTTGGTGTTTTCTTACGCGAATTAGAAGACAAGGTGGAAGTGGCACGAATACAACAGcaggtaaaaattgttatatatcaagttactattattcagaAGAATACATTTCTATTATGTTGCAGATACTAGATACGGTTTATAATCAACATTTGACAGATCGACTGAACGAAGAGACATTTAGagcattaaattattcattactcGATATCACAAAGGTACGTTACAATCTTCATTGTGTAATCTTATTcttaaaagttttatttcacACTTATTACTAATTTCCGACAATAACAGCTGTATGAAAGGTACGCGGATTCTCTGCAATTATGGGAATGCAAATTGGCCATAATTAATTGCTCCGGCCATCAAGATGCAATGCTGATACAAGAAATTTGGaccaatattattaacaatggtATTCATCGCATATCGCGTGTCTATATCATTTTAgtacatttaaacaaaaaaaagttGCTGCAATTCAACTAACTATTTTGTAGAATTAAAAGATGCGTCTAATGCGGAAGacaaaatggcaattttaatGAGCAAAATTATATCTCTTGGAGAGGAGTATTCCGGATCTCCACACTGTTTCCCAGTTggtaattatgaatttttatatttagttcaAAGAAAGgcacatataaatattaatgttagtttaacaatttattagattttctGATAAAGCAGTTAGAGATAAAAGCGTGTAAACTGAACGTATCAAATGCCAGGATTATATCTGGATTCTTGCAACTAGGAATTTCAATGGAAGATCTTTTGGATATTTACAAGTAAGTCATGTCTATGTTAgtcagtaaaaaaaaaaacaatattttaaacaatttttctttcatttatctCTTAGAATGATTGGAAAGGATACTCGAACCTGGTTGAACGAAGGAAACGAGTTCCATCTAATACAGTCAACTGCAAATTTGGTcaactattttattcaacattcTAATATAACCAATAACTTGATCAGGTAAACTATTCTTCGTTACATTTTGATAGTTACTCTATTTACACTATGTTGCACGATCGTTGagcaattgtttattattataggcGGAAGATCATCACGAAGTGTCAAGATGTAATTTCGAAGTGCTTGACTACCCTATACAATCAACCGCAGggtcaaaaattaataacggaGCTTAGGTCGATTCAAAGCGTTTTAAATCGTATGTAAAAAACAGCCGGCAACTCGTCGAAGAGacgatgttttataaaattgtataaatcgGTGAAACGGAACGGATCAAGTTAATCTACGGAGAAATCTTTGACATTAAGTAAAGCAAAATGTAAATACGCGGATTGCATTTGTTCTagtattttttacattgtaCACAGGAGTTCGTTCGTTTCGTAATAAAATCGTCGTATACATGAATTGTAATATGATTAGACTTTAATTAagtgaaacattttataaagaatttttacgtATATTACAGGAAgacattttacatataatctacgataaatttataaaatttataatacaataatactgTTCAATActaatacttatatattacaaGCAGTTTTGGAACGAAtatccaaataaaaaaaacatccGTTAAAATTGATTGGCATGAGCCAAACGATATACTAACAACATCAGCTACTTCTCTAATCGtgattcgacgatttttcaacaCAATTTCTTTCACTACTAttggggaaaaaattttcaaagaaaacgcCAAACTGAGTTGGCAACCATCCTGAAGCAAGGTAGAACGAAAAATGAGTACTCGCGCCACCAGACGCGCTCTTATATAACGAGAACGGGTCACTTCAGCGCGCCAATCGCAACGCAGCTGGCGTTCCCAGCACCTCATTGGTACGGCGCAACGATGCTACCGTTACCTTCGGACAATGGGATTAATTTTGTCGAATATATCCAGGCACGTTCACGTAGAAAAACCGTAAACGCTTTTATGTCCATTCAATGTTCTAAATTTCAGCTTTGCAATATTCGATAGCTTTTTGTTCAAACTGCAACGAAACAATATCAAGATGTAATTCCGTTCCAGCGTCCCaagaaacgatatttttttcacgGATTTCTGCGGGACGGTGAAACTACGCCGGAACGTCACTTCTCCCGCATCTTCGATGATCGGAGGCCGCTTCTCTCCTCAAGGTTGTTCCAGTTTCGAGAGACGGCTCGAATTACGTCGGTTCACCCGTAGAACCGCGTTTTAGCAACTTTCGGTGGAAAGTATAATCTAACCGCGCATCGATCCCGATTCGACACGGTGAAAGTATGTCGCGAGAGTAACGTCAAAATCATTGAGAGGTTAATATTGATTTCGCAGGTACAAACGGGATAAGCAAGAGGTAAAAGCGACCCTGTCGCATCGCGGCGGATAAATTACGCCGCCGGAGATCTATTACCTGGCCGGGATTCCGTTCGGGTCTGAGGTGCGTCTAATTGAGAGATTAATATGCCGATACGCTGGCATGCGATTCTAACGGCACGGCGAAACAATAATTGTGGGAGTGGTACGCAACTGCgattaacaatgaaaaatttcgcaGTTGTGTTCGAGAAACGAAACGCGAGCGCCGCGATTTcgaaaaaacaaacaaacgcTGCAATAAGTAATGAAACTTTATGCTTCGTGGATTATGTTCCAGATTATGTTTGAAAAAAGGAGAACACGTTACGAACCGAAGGCTGTAACCGATATCGATGAGAGAAGGCTACCAGCATCCGCGTTCCCGgctcgattaaataattaatcgtctGGCGATTATAATTCGACATTTGCctgattttaaattaatagacaATTGAGGgcttttttcgtttttattccgTTTTGCTGCTgaaatattagattattagatttttagaCTACTAGATTACTAGATTAGATTAAATACCATTCTTAATACGCATAATTCTAGATCACCCAGCAGTGAAAATATAAAGGTATGAACTGGAAATCGCCCTAAGCCCACAGTAtggaaagattaaataaataatcataatattatatttcgaacAGATGCAAAACTTTCTAGCATTACCGCAGGTTCACGAAAGGTCAAACTCAGCCGCATTATAATCGCATCTCTGCGGCGTTAGCGCTCCGATTCCTGCTGTTATGGAAAAGCAACACTTTCCGCGGTGAACAATAGGGAATCTAACCTTGACATAGGCACTCCCAGACATTGTTTGCCGACATCAAATGCACGCGGGACTCGTGCGGCGCGCGAGAGTGTCGATCTATGAATTAGATGCGCCGGCGAGACCGGTCGGGTCGCGTCAGATCCCGGATGGAGCACGATCGATGCATCTCGTCGCGGTCGATTCCGCGACGCGATAAATCACTTTTCCCGGAACACCAAGGCGCCGCGACGACACGGAGAAACGTGTCCACTTTCGCTCCGGGTGCACACGGTAGGCTCCGTCGCTTCCCCGATTCGCGGATTGTCAGGCATCATATGATATTCGGGGCAGCTGAAGTATCgtgcaattaaccctttgcactcgagcggcgtctttgcggcgccattaaaattgttgcgatacattgcaaaattatttgtatagaCATTGTCAatgatttaaagaattgttgaaagtttAAATGTTGCACGAGTAGCAAGACTCGATATCGTACgcgtagaatgaattttgttatataaaatgaaaattctagaagccagagaaattattttagaattattttaaaactatttctagttgaaatggcttcgagtgcaaagggttaagccaCAGGCCGGCGGCAGAAAGCGTACTTCGCGTTCGGATGCGAAAACGAAAGACTCGCCGATATTTCGGAACAATGTccgtttctatttaaattttgcaaatatacaTACGcgcttaaattatttcgaattttcgatcgtcgataatttgttataaaaattctacacgCGACGCGTGTCGGTACATATACCGTGGCTTGAAAAGCGTGCCATTGCTTGCATAACCAGTGCTCCGTGAAATAATAACTCTTTGTTGGGAAGATATCGTAGAAACGCCTCGTAACGAGGTGTTAAATCAAATCAAACGAAAGCTCATAGAGCGTTAATAATTGGAACGACTTTCTAAAACTGTTGCAGTCAAATCGTCAAAAGTGATATGACCCGCGCACGAGATCTCCGTTTTCAACGGCGTCCGACGCGGCACGCGGGATTACAAAGAAGAGTTGTTGCTTTTTTACCTTCCGGAAAGTCGACGGATCGTCTTGCCTCCGCCCTCCTGCACTCGAGACCCTCCTCGCCTTTTGGACAGGACGTGTAGGACTCCTCGATCAAATTCTCACCGAGTATTGCGTTGATCTGAAAGCGAGATGCCACCGGTAGTTACATGGCGGCCATCGACCGTGCACCACCTACGCAACACGCCCTACGCGCGATTAAATACTCgcaattagactgcggatctttatgcaaagtaaaaacgTTCGAGGACTATTCTGAGAAACAGAGACGaaacagaaatagagagatTGTTTCtacgaataatttcaataagttgAGAGtttttcttgttattattataatagtaaaattctttttacgtcgtcatagttttatatttcgacGTGCCGTTTTTGctacaaatgcataaagtccgcaatctatttattgtataattattattactatttgttgtattattattattattatataattatctaattatcGTTCGGCCTACGATCTGTCACGATCGATTCGTTAAAACCGCTCGATCGCGCGACATCAGATTCCCACATTTTCTTTCCGTCGCCGCGACGTTGAATTTTCCTCGAAATTCTCGAATTTCACCGGAAACGTCCGGTTGCTGTGGAATAGTCCTTATTTGCGAGTCTCGGCGGACCGGTAATTACGACAGCAGTCCCGCGAGCGTTACACTCCTGGAGCGACTACGCGTTCTAGAATCGTGCGTGAACACGGACGTTCTTCggttacaatttttgttacgcAATGGTCACCGGTGCTTTTGGCGAATTGAACGATTCGCGAGTCCTTTGCAAATCGATCCTGCACGTGTGTACCCGTTTCGACGCGCGACCGGAAATCTCGGATAACAATGCGAACAACGGACCCGCGATCGGCGAAAcaatcgattaattttcatcgtcaaatattatgtaattccGTGCGTATCATCCTGTTAcaaagaaatcgaaatttctattcgattctTCTTGCTGCTAGTATGTTAACAGAATACGGGTCTCTCTTGTTGCATCGTAATTGAGTCATCGGAAGGTACAGTCGACGATGTATCGTTTCCATCGGTAAAGTTATACAACCAATAATTTCCAGCGGTTTCTTGCGAAATCTGTGAGATGTTTCGTTGAATGAAATTGACGCGGCAAATGCGCGATAGAATATGAACGAGTAATGTTTCGCTGAAACAAATCGCccttttagtaaaattaaatactagtTAAAGATTTTACTAGTTGAATGTTTTACTAATTAAAGATTTTAACGAGAACGCAGCACGAGGGATAGAGAAACAGAATTCTCTTTAAATTCGCGACCGAGTTCTGATTAGCTCGGAGACTTCGAACGTATACTTCTTAGCGCTCTAATCCTCACTCGTTTGAAAGCACCCGGCTCCGAGAACAGCTTCACCAATCTTGCCAGCGCGTTTTCCTCCGTGGTGACGGCGACGGTGGTGTTTTCCTCCGTGGTGACGGCGACGGTGGTGTTTTCCTCCGTGGtgacggcggcggtggtgtTTTCCACCGTGGTTACGGCGACGGTGGTGTTTTCCACCGTGGTTACGGCGACGGTGGTGTTTTCCTCCGTAGTAACGGCGGTGGTGGTGTTTTCCTCGCACCGATGACCGGCGAGCACCAAGAACGAGCAAAGCAGCAGCAACGCGGCGCG is a window encoding:
- the Nup154 gene encoding nuclear pore complex protein Nup154 gives rise to the protein MTLTEMEPLKIHLDALEMAGKVVDAHITADSNFPSLINLMRYNVQGGPTVSGLDDNDYPSLHGMSMCFSNVNQMKLHSKISLPSEVMEHFDHVQCHCMMGLFTEISKAWLTIDSDIYVWSYENETDVAYFDGLNETIVSVGLVKPKQGVFRPHVKYLLVLTTMVEITILGVILTEHSEGTSPEMQLVPEPIFTVTTDGIGITVIANSSSGRIFLGGRNGSLYEIYYQAQISWFGKRCKKINHSEGPLSFLVPSFITVALSEDETIIQISVDDSRNILYTLGDKGTITVWDIDNDGASKVASLSQASLVQNAVHVVKTLDSNNFRPLVSISAITESESVHLNLVVVAATGTRFYFSCTSVTNPTSRPQGLQLIHVRLPPGYAANATVMRPRKVQMAHYRKGTLILVCDGDTETALCLSNDAYPFTNNLAETQSPLSLDSPVWAMSEILVEPAIRIEKQSCSQGEPPLLVRQHMEAPRKFIFLTSQGAIIFVQVRPVDILKQLLLEQRGPDTEAVRAYFQSQSLDQACATCLILATLESSQNAELAEWATRAFFLYGSHRVVPGVGPGVGPGVGPGVGPGIDVHNSFANINTVDIRTSTPRVPNYDMRYQGFRPHVPVGLNTDIPLQHFSAKHNGLYLYVGRILRPIWSMRCIKQETINNKVEISSTIPARQVSWILGLLQALRSFLNKNTHITKQPNTSRNITDGFETTVTSHFQEPIVEERNSLAALKIFITHACEVLELWKILCENHLNNIVNCLSKDQIIQFSQATFRDLILIGHEISSLLIIHLIDSYLGDNASVDIVSHRLREVCPNLYRSEDAVCSKANEIILKAKNCTNSEEKECHLQSALKLCKEVAPRLNLSAVCQQFIACQFYTGVLELCLCCADRVDPNNAALHYYKNNEPNEDQEGRFAYMKRMEIYKEFITLLDHLHNQSMSNPLTPTIPKKPGPLSPNASVVSVAPAKKILHDIINDALHSPCETLHVSVYAWMIQQRLHGELVALAAPSLEAYLTRVNAPDLLWQFYERNKNHAAAAKILDSLASKESNIPLAQRVEYLARAVVCMRSDQAGYAPYLGVFLRELEDKVEVARIQQQILDTVYNQHLTDRLNEETFRALNYSLLDITKLYERYADSLQLWECKLAIINCSGHQDAMLIQEIWTNIINNELKDASNAEDKMAILMSKIISLGEEYSGSPHCFPVDFLIKQLEIKACKLNVSNARIISGFLQLGISMEDLLDIYKMIGKDTRTWLNEGNEFHLIQSTANLVNYFIQHSNITNNLIRRKIITKCQDVISKCLTTLYNQPQGQKLITELRSIQSVLNRM
- the LOC144472808 gene encoding uncharacterized protein LOC144472808, with product MCSRAALLLLCSFLVLAGHRCEENTTTAVTTEENTTVAVTTVENTTVAVTTVENTTAAVTTEENTTVAVTTEENTTVAVTTEENALARLVKLFSEPGAFKRINAILGENLIEESYTSCPKGEEGLECRRAEARRSVDFPEGKKATTLLCNPACRVGRR